One window of Hujiaoplasma nucleasis genomic DNA carries:
- the hslO gene encoding Hsp33 family molecular chaperone HslO — protein sequence MNDYLVKAYAFNGTVRIYAATTTKLVEEARKIHQSYPAASAAFGRLLTTSLIMGAMYSEDQSLTIRVDGNGPIGKMITKVDAHGHVKGTLENPQVHYSYKDKLAVGMVVGNQGYIHVTKDLKIRDVFTSSSEIQTGEIAEDFTYYFAKSEQIPSSVGLGVLVNENNEVFASGGFILQVMPGVKEDTITQIEENISSMKPISELINDGKTPEEIIQEITKGDHEFVEEMPLSYQCDCSKERFENGLSTLDIKELDSMIDDLEPIEVTCDFCKTHYHFSIDEIKAIKKNKEEK from the coding sequence ATGAATGATTATTTAGTTAAAGCATATGCTTTTAACGGGACTGTAAGAATATACGCTGCAACAACTACTAAGCTAGTTGAAGAAGCAAGAAAAATACATCAAAGTTACCCAGCTGCTTCAGCTGCTTTTGGTAGATTATTAACAACCTCTTTAATCATGGGCGCCATGTATTCAGAAGATCAAAGTTTAACCATTAGAGTTGATGGTAATGGTCCAATTGGTAAAATGATTACTAAAGTTGATGCTCATGGTCATGTTAAAGGAACTTTGGAAAACCCTCAAGTACATTACTCATATAAAGATAAACTAGCTGTAGGGATGGTTGTCGGCAATCAAGGTTATATCCATGTCACAAAAGATTTAAAAATCAGAGATGTTTTTACATCTTCTTCAGAAATTCAAACTGGAGAAATAGCTGAAGATTTTACATATTATTTCGCTAAAAGTGAACAAATTCCTTCATCTGTAGGTTTAGGCGTTTTAGTCAATGAAAATAATGAAGTCTTTGCCAGTGGTGGTTTCATATTACAGGTTATGCCAGGTGTTAAAGAAGATACAATTACACAAATAGAAGAGAATATCTCATCTATGAAACCAATATCTGAACTAATCAACGACGGAAAAACACCTGAAGAAATTATCCAAGAAATAACAAAAGGTGATCACGAGTTTGTTGAAGAAATGCCCTTATCATATCAATGTGACTGTTCAAAAGAAAGATTTGAAAATGGTTTATCAACCTTAGATATTAAAGAACTTGATTCTATGATTGATGACTTAGAACCTATAGAAGTGACTTGTGATTTTTGTAAGACTCACTATCATTTTTCTATTGATGAGATTAAAGCTATCAAAAAAAATAAAGAAGAAAAATAA
- the dusB gene encoding tRNA dihydrouridine synthase DusB, translating into MSFNIGQIEIKNKVIVAPMAGVTNLAYRIILKEFGASLIYTEMISDKGLLYENKKTHEMIEVLDENKPIALQLFGSDVKSMVEAAIFIDQNSNCDIIDINMGCPVTKVVKSGAGSALMKTPDLAYKIVEEIVKKVHKPVTVKIRKGWDHEHINAVEFAQGLEKAGAKAIAIHGRTKTDMYTGHADWDIIKQVKNAVSIPVIGNGDILSPEDAKRMIDETGVDAIMIGRGLLGNPWLIQQTVDYFETGSYVKDIDLETRKEYILLHLKKLIELKGEKIAVLEMRSHGAWYLKGLPGASRVKSKIVSAETITDIQNIIDDYFTHII; encoded by the coding sequence ATGAGTTTTAATATAGGTCAAATTGAAATAAAAAATAAAGTTATAGTCGCTCCTATGGCTGGGGTAACTAATTTAGCTTATCGAATAATTCTTAAAGAGTTTGGCGCAAGTTTAATTTACACTGAAATGATTTCTGATAAGGGTTTGTTATATGAAAATAAGAAGACTCATGAAATGATTGAAGTATTAGATGAAAATAAACCAATTGCCTTGCAGTTGTTTGGTTCTGACGTAAAATCCATGGTTGAAGCAGCGATTTTTATTGATCAAAATTCTAATTGTGACATTATTGATATTAATATGGGTTGTCCAGTTACAAAAGTAGTTAAGTCTGGGGCTGGTTCTGCTTTAATGAAAACACCGGATTTAGCATACAAAATCGTCGAAGAAATAGTTAAGAAAGTTCATAAGCCTGTCACTGTTAAGATAAGAAAAGGTTGGGACCATGAACATATCAATGCAGTTGAGTTTGCACAAGGTTTAGAAAAAGCTGGAGCTAAAGCAATCGCTATACACGGTAGAACAAAAACAGATATGTATACTGGTCACGCAGATTGGGATATTATTAAGCAAGTTAAGAATGCAGTTTCAATCCCTGTTATTGGAAATGGAGATATTTTGAGCCCAGAAGATGCTAAAAGAATGATAGATGAAACTGGGGTTGATGCCATTATGATAGGGAGAGGATTGTTAGGAAATCCATGGCTTATTCAACAAACAGTTGATTACTTTGAAACAGGATCTTATGTTAAGGATATTGATTTAGAAACCCGAAAGGAATATATTTTACTTCATTTAAAGAAACTTATTGAATTAAAAGGAGAAAAAATAGCTGTACTAGAAATGCGTAGTCATGGCGCTTGGTATTTAAAAGGATTACCAGGTGCTAGTAGAGTAAAAAGTAAAATTGTAAGCGCAGAAACAATTACTGATATTCAAAATATCATAGATGATTATTTTACTCATATAATATAA
- a CDS encoding HD-GYP domain-containing protein, whose amino-acid sequence MELRKQINDRIAQLTFKNLDSYCLLCLNQFPNIITDEIPGNCYYALNNQCGMAHLYHHFNFSNYAITKNEPFNLLENNPQFFSIDNQVFDHSVKVSELCYQLGEALDLDDNELLKLKKAAMYHDVGKNKIPQNILNKPSSLNKDEWKIMRNHAVLSYKTLLKFPQFNNIALYVKYHHERIDGKGYPEGLKGDEIPFISRIISVVDAFEAMTSDRPYKKAMTQEEAIAELIKNAGTQFDKNIVKTFINNVLENK is encoded by the coding sequence ATGGAGTTAAGAAAGCAAATAAATGATCGAATAGCACAATTAACTTTTAAGAATCTTGATTCTTATTGTTTGTTATGTCTAAATCAATTTCCAAATATAATCACAGATGAGATTCCAGGTAATTGTTATTACGCTTTAAACAATCAGTGTGGCATGGCGCATTTATATCATCACTTTAATTTTAGTAATTATGCAATAACAAAGAATGAACCATTTAATTTATTAGAAAATAATCCCCAATTCTTCTCTATAGATAATCAAGTGTTTGATCATTCTGTAAAAGTAAGTGAACTCTGCTATCAACTTGGCGAAGCTTTAGATTTAGATGATAATGAACTACTGAAATTAAAAAAAGCTGCAATGTATCATGATGTTGGTAAGAATAAAATTCCTCAAAACATTTTAAACAAACCTAGTTCTTTAAATAAAGATGAATGGAAAATAATGAGGAATCATGCAGTCTTATCATATAAAACATTATTGAAATTCCCCCAATTTAATAATATCGCTTTATATGTTAAGTATCATCATGAAAGAATCGATGGAAAAGGTTATCCTGAAGGTCTAAAAGGTGATGAAATACCATTTATATCTAGAATTATTTCTGTAGTTGATGCTTTTGAAGCAATGACTTCTGATAGACCATATAAAAAAGCAATGACTCAAGAAGAAGCCATTGCCGAATTAATCAAAAACGCTGGAACACAATTTGATAAAAATATAGTTAAAACTTTCATAAATAATGTCCTTGAGAATAAGTAG
- a CDS encoding DMT family transporter encodes MNRNTARIILLTAGVIWGFGFVANKYIIDSGWDDSQLLFVRFFSATASIFLIFFKRIIKTDRDTLEKGLFLGIFLFLGFFFQTWGLEETTPSKNALITAGYIIVLPLIIYLFERKFVGYKSYIAGFLTFSGIVIISVDFQKWGSGLNIGDVLTFIGAIFWGIHLYLLGKTAKKKDPITLMAFQLLTVSILSYIAMMIKAGHPRVDFNDWDSLKIFLSGLAIGFFASFIGFVFQSIGQKYTHASEAAVLISTESVFGPIFSIIFYNELFSMKLVFGMAFVFMGILLSEIDVVQVFKNYKSKFISRS; translated from the coding sequence ATGAATAGAAATACAGCACGAATCATCCTTTTAACTGCTGGGGTTATTTGGGGATTCGGTTTTGTTGCTAATAAATATATTATAGACAGTGGTTGGGATGATTCCCAACTTTTGTTTGTGCGATTTTTTTCAGCCACTGCATCAATCTTCCTGATCTTCTTTAAAAGAATTATTAAGACTGACAGAGATACTCTAGAAAAAGGATTATTTTTAGGAATATTTTTGTTTTTAGGTTTTTTCTTTCAAACATGGGGTTTGGAAGAAACGACACCATCAAAAAATGCTTTAATTACTGCAGGATATATCATAGTATTACCCTTAATAATTTATCTGTTTGAAAGAAAATTTGTTGGTTATAAATCTTATATAGCTGGGTTTTTGACATTTTCAGGTATAGTCATTATTTCTGTTGATTTTCAAAAATGGGGATCAGGATTAAACATCGGTGATGTATTGACTTTTATAGGTGCTATTTTTTGGGGAATACACTTATATTTATTAGGTAAAACAGCTAAGAAGAAGGATCCAATTACTTTAATGGCTTTTCAGTTACTTACGGTAAGTATCTTGTCTTATATAGCAATGATGATAAAAGCAGGACATCCAAGAGTGGATTTTAACGATTGGGATAGTTTAAAGATTTTTCTATCTGGACTTGCTATTGGTTTTTTTGCAAGTTTTATCGGCTTTGTTTTTCAATCAATTGGTCAAAAGTACACTCACGCATCTGAAGCAGCTGTTTTAATTTCTACAGAAAGTGTTTTTGGACCTATATTTTCTATTATTTTTTATAATGAGTTATTTTCCATGAAACTAGTATTTGGTATGGCCTTTGTATTTATGGGTATATTGTTAAGCGAAATAGATGTTGTGCAGGTATTTAAAAATTATAAAAGCAAATTTATAAGTCGTTCTTGA
- the hflX gene encoding GTPase HflX: MEKGLLVGLNTELEKDFKESMAELRNLAHACHIEIIEELIQNKSMPTNKFYIGKGKVDELKLLIESLEPDLVIFDNELSPSQIRNLEKELEIKVIDRTVLILDIFARRAKTTEAKLQVELAQSEYMLPRVIGMYKSLSRQRSGTGSKGPGEQKLELDRRLLRNKIVKLKKDLQAVVEIRRTQRQNRKSSHIPIVSLTGYTNSGKSTLMNALIDASTNIKKEHVLKKDMLFATLETKTTNISLSDTKNFLLTDTVGFIKKLPHHLVEAFKSTLEEITEADLLLHVIDVSNPQYKKQIEAVDIVLKEIKAENIPTIYVYNKIDLIDDLPLLETENSIFISAENNLNIQKLLTMINHELEKNTKIVQLLLPYNKGDIFSYFKKNKSIISTTYEETGILVQLRLSKEEIEKYNQYIK, from the coding sequence ATGGAAAAAGGATTACTTGTTGGACTCAACACAGAACTAGAAAAAGATTTTAAAGAATCTATGGCTGAATTAAGAAATTTAGCTCATGCATGTCATATCGAAATCATCGAAGAATTAATACAAAACAAATCTATGCCAACCAATAAATTTTATATCGGTAAAGGCAAGGTTGATGAACTTAAACTACTTATTGAGTCTTTAGAACCTGATTTAGTTATTTTTGATAATGAATTAAGTCCTAGTCAAATTAGAAACTTAGAAAAAGAACTAGAAATCAAAGTCATTGACCGTACAGTTCTAATTTTAGACATATTCGCTCGTCGAGCTAAAACAACAGAAGCGAAACTACAAGTAGAATTAGCTCAATCAGAATATATGTTGCCAAGAGTTATAGGTATGTATAAATCATTATCTAGACAACGATCAGGTACAGGTTCTAAAGGCCCTGGTGAACAAAAACTTGAGTTAGATAGAAGGTTGCTAAGAAATAAAATTGTAAAATTAAAAAAAGACCTTCAAGCAGTCGTTGAAATTAGAAGAACTCAACGTCAAAACCGTAAATCTAGCCATATACCAATTGTATCTCTCACAGGATATACCAACTCAGGAAAATCAACTTTGATGAATGCGTTAATTGATGCTTCAACAAATATTAAAAAAGAACATGTCTTAAAAAAAGATATGCTTTTTGCTACTTTGGAAACAAAGACAACTAACATTTCCTTAAGTGATACAAAAAATTTCTTACTCACAGATACTGTAGGTTTTATTAAAAAACTCCCTCACCATTTAGTTGAAGCTTTTAAATCAACACTTGAAGAAATCACTGAAGCTGATTTATTATTACATGTCATCGATGTTTCAAATCCTCAATATAAAAAACAAATAGAAGCTGTTGATATTGTGCTTAAAGAAATTAAGGCAGAAAACATTCCAACAATCTATGTCTATAATAAAATAGATTTAATCGATGATTTACCTTTATTAGAAACAGAAAACTCAATATTTATTTCTGCAGAAAATAATCTAAATATTCAAAAATTGCTTACAATGATTAATCATGAATTAGAAAAAAATACAAAAATAGTTCAACTATTGCTACCTTATAATAAAGGAGATATTTTTTCATATTTTAAAAAGAACAAAAGTATCATATCTACAACCTATGAAGAAACTGGTATTTTAGTACAATTAAGACTTTCTAAAGAAGAAATAGAAAAATATAATCAATATATTAAATAG
- a CDS encoding YfhO family protein, translating into MTKIKTFFQKNIISTIIKIIGFVKDFFNRKVLNKPKNTIIFTVLFVFIILIGVQLYIILNNNSVYNNHSDDILQYYVILEGFIRSIKEGSLSFFDLNNYFGASLFSNLYYVPLDLLTLLTLLLSFVMPTVVAISTMELMKIVIGVGLLGIYLALKKYKNSTIFWISILYFINGGTVSFMNFPAFLSMTVYLPLALIVIHYFFEKKYWVVPLYVLMIVFYNFYLAYMLLAFISFAYLIEYFKYRSFKISDFLIKGVSFLSLLLLGVLMSSVVLLPAITFISEETIRTSVTFKPWIVDLKIFKLKLYDPQVYIRYFAKMYSPQRPVSFRGFLNDYKLEHVSNYISIIGFLLMTLVIFMRGKIANVYKIMFAFVIVFSLLPIFSSILSGTFIMELFSSSDQEAFPYNRWLNMFPILQVLVVAHVYENFEFKTKKRFLSLITWSLISAIGIYLIIYYQKQMDGEHGLKDFVIETLTYDRIFMIVSLSILAAGILLIVFKRHQWIKVLILGELVIAVGYIFVSGFASMNRIAQFKEMNEINDFMNENIDDEQFTRVYVNMDDFNIVDHNYNQMTSFPTNSRIFHSWSDSETDNLVFLIFPTLGENSERQSKIKMNYYSYYLSTFLGYKYVLTEALNQSFSDSEDFEFIASNSQFALYKINTVESFYVYDKYLTYSTFKDFSRNYSQISAEKLFLSAVMIDEERYQDDYDFENFLLEEMMSEDLQDFEIEGNIRAYDTLRVSETVQRKKLDSEEMAEFYVYDDFIIDYPSGEFVLKDNNHPISDYGQAFYLDSSGREIACSLRIMKDNDQKTTIHCGQFFSPIEKVFIEKTDEISSAPSYITRKERAVDGAAYLVYDLNNLSRDLSGKVLSFDFNGYDLGKTFIETTEGERIYSVNGLFFYSENMSKVYVYKTAQLYGHSDLSVLFLKYSAFDLIENSSVQVENKSLIIKNGKIDLSYQYNGPSTKNNIVTIPVTYSDDWEFTSEQKYDKISVSGGFLGIIIPEGTQAVDISLKFVPKNIGNGLKLSMIGSAIYLGLISYPLIKRKLKRSDENDESQIDHTSI; encoded by the coding sequence ATGACAAAAATTAAGACTTTTTTTCAAAAAAATATTATCTCTACGATTATAAAGATCATAGGTTTTGTTAAAGATTTTTTCAATCGTAAAGTTTTAAATAAACCTAAAAATACGATTATTTTTACTGTCTTATTTGTTTTTATTATATTAATAGGTGTTCAACTATATATTATTTTGAACAATAACAGTGTTTATAATAATCATTCTGATGATATTTTACAATATTATGTTATTTTAGAAGGTTTTATAAGATCTATTAAAGAGGGTTCTTTATCATTTTTTGATTTAAATAACTATTTTGGCGCATCACTTTTTTCTAATTTATACTACGTACCTTTAGATTTGTTGACGCTATTAACCTTGTTATTAAGTTTTGTTATGCCTACTGTTGTGGCTATATCAACAATGGAGTTAATGAAAATAGTCATTGGTGTTGGTTTGCTAGGTATTTATTTAGCCTTAAAAAAATATAAGAATTCAACTATTTTTTGGATAAGTATTTTATATTTTATAAATGGCGGAACTGTTTCATTTATGAATTTCCCTGCTTTTTTATCCATGACAGTATATTTGCCTCTAGCTTTAATCGTCATTCATTATTTCTTTGAAAAGAAATATTGGGTGGTTCCTTTATATGTATTAATGATTGTATTTTATAATTTTTATTTAGCTTATATGTTGCTTGCCTTTATTTCTTTTGCTTATTTAATCGAGTATTTTAAATACCGTTCATTTAAAATTAGTGATTTCTTGATAAAAGGGGTTAGTTTTTTATCTTTGTTATTGTTAGGAGTATTAATGTCATCAGTGGTTCTATTGCCAGCGATAACCTTTATTTCTGAAGAAACCATTAGAACATCTGTGACTTTTAAACCTTGGATAGTTGATTTGAAAATCTTTAAACTTAAGTTATATGATCCACAAGTTTATATTCGTTATTTTGCTAAGATGTATTCTCCACAAAGACCGGTTAGTTTTAGAGGTTTTCTAAATGATTACAAATTAGAACATGTATCTAATTATATTTCAATTATTGGATTCTTATTAATGACTTTGGTGATTTTTATGAGAGGTAAAATTGCCAATGTTTATAAAATAATGTTTGCTTTTGTGATTGTTTTTAGTCTTTTACCTATTTTTTCAAGTATCTTATCAGGTACTTTTATCATGGAGTTGTTTTCAAGTTCAGATCAAGAGGCCTTTCCATATAATCGTTGGTTAAATATGTTCCCGATTTTACAAGTTTTAGTTGTGGCACATGTTTATGAAAATTTCGAATTTAAGACGAAGAAAAGATTTTTATCTTTAATTACTTGGTCTTTAATCAGTGCTATAGGAATATATTTAATTATTTATTATCAAAAACAAATGGATGGAGAACATGGATTAAAAGATTTTGTAATTGAAACCTTAACTTACGATAGAATCTTTATGATTGTTTCATTATCTATATTAGCTGCAGGTATTTTACTTATTGTGTTTAAAAGACACCAATGGATTAAAGTTTTAATATTAGGTGAATTGGTTATAGCAGTTGGTTATATTTTCGTTAGTGGTTTTGCTTCTATGAATAGAATTGCTCAATTTAAAGAAATGAATGAAATTAATGATTTTATGAACGAAAATATTGATGATGAGCAATTTACTAGAGTTTATGTTAATATGGATGATTTTAATATTGTTGATCATAACTATAATCAAATGACATCCTTCCCTACCAATTCAAGAATCTTTCATTCATGGTCGGATTCTGAGACTGATAATTTGGTTTTCTTAATATTTCCTACTTTAGGAGAGAATTCAGAAAGACAATCTAAAATTAAAATGAATTACTATAGTTACTATTTATCTACTTTTTTAGGTTATAAGTATGTTTTAACAGAAGCATTAAATCAATCGTTTTCAGATTCTGAAGATTTTGAATTTATAGCTAGCAATTCTCAATTTGCCTTGTACAAGATAAATACAGTAGAGAGTTTTTATGTCTATGATAAATATTTGACTTATAGCACTTTTAAAGATTTTTCAAGAAATTATTCGCAAATATCAGCTGAAAAGCTATTTTTATCGGCGGTTATGATAGATGAAGAGCGTTATCAAGATGATTATGATTTTGAAAATTTCTTATTAGAAGAAATGATGAGTGAAGATTTGCAAGACTTCGAAATTGAAGGAAATATAAGAGCTTATGATACATTGAGAGTCAGCGAAACAGTCCAAAGGAAAAAATTGGATTCTGAAGAGATGGCTGAATTTTATGTTTATGATGATTTTATTATTGATTATCCAAGTGGTGAATTTGTGTTAAAAGACAACAACCACCCAATATCAGATTATGGTCAAGCTTTTTATTTAGATTCTTCAGGTAGAGAAATTGCTTGTAGTTTAAGAATAATGAAAGATAATGATCAAAAAACGACCATTCATTGTGGGCAGTTCTTTTCACCTATTGAAAAAGTGTTTATAGAAAAAACAGATGAAATATCTTCAGCCCCATCTTATATTACTCGCAAGGAAAGAGCAGTTGATGGTGCGGCTTATTTAGTCTATGATTTAAATAATCTTAGTCGAGATTTAAGCGGGAAAGTATTGAGTTTCGATTTTAACGGTTATGATTTAGGTAAAACATTTATAGAAACAACTGAAGGCGAAAGAATATATTCTGTTAATGGTTTGTTCTTTTATTCTGAAAATATGTCAAAAGTCTATGTATATAAAACAGCTCAACTATATGGACATAGTGATTTATCTGTCTTATTTTTAAAGTATTCTGCTTTTGATTTAATTGAAAATTCTAGTGTCCAAGTAGAGAATAAGTCTTTAATAATTAAGAATGGAAAAATAGATTTAAGTTATCAATATAATGGTCCATCAACTAAAAATAATATTGTTACGATTCCAGTTACATATTCTGATGATTGGGAATTCACAAGCGAGCAAAAATATGATAAAATAAGTGTTAGCGGCGGTTTTTTAGGAATCATTATTCCTGAAGGTACTCAAGCAGTGGATATCTCTTTAAAATTTGTTCCAAAAAACATTGGTAATGGTCTCAAATTATCAATGATTGGAAGTGCTATATATCTAGGTTTGATCAGTTATCCATTAATCAAGAGAAAATTAAAACGGAGTGATGAAAATGATGAAAGCCAGATTGATCATACCAGCATATAA
- a CDS encoding glycosyltransferase family 2 protein, whose translation MMKARLIIPAYNEEENIALFYEEARKYLVYDDIEFDMLFVNDGSKDNTLEAIKNIEVKDIPVKYLSLSRNFGKEPAMHAGLVNSQDKDFIIIIDCDLQQPPALIPEMIQYYREGYKIIYTKSKSRDGEPRLRRLFANLFYKIYNVYTERPLINGAKDYQLMDKQVVDAFIRIKDNNRFIKGIFSWVGFKRKSIEFDFIPRQHGKTSWSFYSLLKYAFNGMNQFSTILLVLPVLSFVLGFMVLIVDIFLYIFDFYALTTFIITLHLSFIILALSIFSYVIIYLLYQNRKQVLQRPIYLIEEASEDLQVE comes from the coding sequence ATGATGAAAGCCAGATTGATCATACCAGCATATAACGAAGAAGAAAATATAGCTTTATTTTATGAAGAAGCTAGAAAATATTTGGTATATGATGATATAGAATTTGACATGTTATTTGTTAATGATGGTTCTAAAGATAATACTTTGGAAGCCATTAAGAATATTGAGGTTAAGGATATTCCTGTAAAATATCTTTCATTATCAAGAAATTTTGGTAAAGAACCAGCCATGCATGCTGGTTTGGTTAACTCACAAGATAAAGATTTTATTATAATTATTGACTGTGATCTTCAACAACCACCTGCCTTAATACCTGAAATGATTCAATATTATCGTGAAGGATATAAAATTATTTATACCAAATCTAAATCAAGAGATGGTGAACCTAGGTTAAGAAGATTGTTCGCCAATTTGTTTTATAAGATTTATAATGTTTACACTGAGAGACCATTAATTAATGGCGCTAAAGATTATCAATTAATGGATAAACAGGTTGTGGATGCCTTTATTAGAATAAAAGATAATAATAGATTTATAAAAGGTATTTTTTCATGGGTTGGTTTTAAAAGAAAATCAATTGAGTTTGATTTTATTCCAAGACAACATGGTAAGACTTCATGGAGTTTTTACTCTTTATTAAAGTATGCTTTTAATGGGATGAATCAGTTTTCAACAATTCTTTTGGTATTACCAGTCTTAAGCTTTGTTTTAGGTTTTATGGTATTGATAGTAGATATATTTTTATATATTTTTGATTTTTATGCATTAACAACTTTTATTATTACCTTACATTTAAGTTTTATTATATTAGCATTGAGTATATTTTCTTATGTTATAATTTATTTGCTTTATCAAAATCGCAAACAAGTTTTACAAAGACCTATTTACTTAATTGAAGAAGCTTCGGAGGATTTGCAGGTTGAATAA
- a CDS encoding GtrA family protein, translated as MNKIWTFIKKHFLTRKFITFGIIGVVNTLIHMLVYGLIYNLLSDQTNYLSAMIAFIANAIAFVSASTFSYFANAYFTFKPKHKTTVQFSAVILVFLARWLVSSLMAAGFDYTVVHWIGLDYEIYPLAKYIAPFLASALLIPVAYLALNIVFKKTSDIKENQNKQGV; from the coding sequence TTGAATAAGATTTGGACATTTATAAAAAAACATTTTTTAACTAGGAAATTCATTACTTTTGGAATTATAGGTGTTGTAAATACATTAATACATATGTTGGTGTATGGTTTGATTTATAATTTGTTGAGTGATCAAACAAACTATTTATCTGCGATGATTGCTTTTATAGCTAATGCTATTGCTTTTGTTTCAGCATCAACATTTTCATATTTTGCTAATGCTTATTTCACCTTCAAACCCAAACATAAAACCACAGTACAGTTTTCAGCAGTAATTTTAGTTTTTCTTGCAAGATGGCTGGTCTCTAGTTTAATGGCTGCTGGTTTTGATTATACGGTTGTTCATTGGATAGGATTAGATTATGAAATATATCCTCTAGCAAAATATATCGCACCATTCTTAGCTTCAGCTTTGTTAATTCCTGTGGCTTATTTAGCATTAAATATTGTATTTAAGAAAACAAGTGATATTAAAGAAAATCAAAATAAACAAGGGGTGTGA
- a CDS encoding diadenylate cyclase yields MNEFYISVTIAYLYSIFLINLRMKLETKQIRFLKILLLVLTIFSVSTFFKYANTLSGWGLYTEILALITLFVFFGATYCNEIKSVYKKISSNKIDTSPRLIDNELAVALIQSVDYLSKRKIGALITVERSIRLTNIIDNALMINADVSKELLTSIFIPSTPLHDGAVIIRDNKILCAKAYFPASDRTDLPMNYGTRHRAAIGISEHSDAFTIVVSEETGRVSVTVDGKMEYNVTKEALNLYLENILKIN; encoded by the coding sequence ATGAATGAATTTTATATATCAGTAACTATTGCGTATTTATATAGTATCTTTCTTATTAATTTAAGAATGAAACTAGAAACCAAACAGATACGTTTTTTAAAAATATTATTGCTGGTATTAACTATTTTTTCAGTGTCGACATTCTTTAAATATGCAAATACCTTATCTGGGTGGGGATTATATACAGAGATTTTAGCTTTAATCACTTTGTTTGTATTTTTTGGAGCGACTTACTGTAATGAGATTAAATCTGTTTATAAGAAGATTTCATCTAATAAAATAGATACATCACCAAGACTTATTGATAATGAATTAGCTGTTGCTTTAATTCAATCGGTTGATTATTTATCGAAAAGAAAAATTGGAGCTCTTATTACAGTTGAAAGATCCATTCGCCTTACCAACATTATTGACAATGCATTGATGATTAATGCTGATGTATCAAAAGAATTGCTTACATCGATATTTATTCCTTCAACTCCATTACATGATGGGGCGGTAATCATAAGGGATAATAAAATTTTATGTGCTAAGGCTTATTTTCCTGCTTCAGATAGAACTGATTTACCAATGAACTATGGTACAAGACATAGAGCCGCTATCGGTATTAGCGAACATTCAGATGCTTTCACAATCGTTGTTTCAGAAGAAACTGGTAGAGTCTCTGTAACAGTGGATGGTAAGATGGAATACAATGTGACTAAAGAAGCACTTAATTTGTACTTAGAAAACATTTTAAAAATCAATTAA